The Neurospora crassa OR74A linkage group IV, whole genome shotgun sequence genome has a segment encoding these proteins:
- a CDS encoding fructose-bisphosphate aldolase — protein sequence MGRPPLSENRTMSILNKAKAGGYAVPGMCCYNIESIIATVKAAEAARSPAMVLLFPWAIQYAGDSLVKAAADAAHSASVPVSLHLDHAQTPELVRRAADIPDGFDSIMCDMSHYEKEENLKLTAELVQYCHERGIAAEAEPGRIEGGEDGVAETADLEGLLTTPEEAEEFVNTGIDMLAPAFGNVHGEYGPRGIQLEYDRLQAINERVGERVRLVLHGADPFDEEIFRKCMAGGVTKVNINKGMNNHYARVQDEMKGKPLTSVIEAGTKAMQEAIEQYMHWLGSAGKA from the coding sequence ATGGGCCGCCCACCCCTCTCCGAGAACCGGACCATGTCTATCCTCAACAAGGCCAAAGCCGGCGGCTACGCCGTTCCGGGAATGTGCTGCTACAACATCGAGTCCATCATCGCCACCgtcaaggccgccgaggCCGCCCGCTCGCCAGCCAtggtcctcctcttcccctggGCCATCCAGTACGCGGGTGACTCACTCGTgaaagccgccgccgacgccgCCCACAGCGCCAGCGTGCCTGTGTCGCTGCACCTGGACCACGCGCAAACACCCGAGCTGGTGCGCCGCGCCGCCGATATTCCCGACGGCTTCGACAGCATCATGTGCGACATGAGCCACtacgaaaaggaagagaaccTGAAGCTCACGGCCGAGTTGGTGCAGTACTGCCACGAGCGCGGGATTGCTGCCGAAGCGGAGCCTGGACGTATCGAGGGCGGAGAGGATGGCGTGGCGGAGACGGCGGACTTGGAAGGACTGCTGACTACGCccgaggaggctgaggagttTGTCAATACCGGGATTGACATGTTGGCTCCCGCATTTGGAAACGTGCATGGAGAGTATGGTCCTAGGGGAATCCAGCTGGAGTATGATCGTCTGCAAGCCATCAATGAGCGGGTGGGTGAGAGGGTCAGGCTGGTGTTGCATGGTGCGGACCCGTTCGATGAGGAGATCTTTAGGAAGTGCATGGCTGGTGGTGTGACCAaggtcaacatcaacaaaggGATGAACAATCACTATGCGAGGGTGCAGGACGAGATGAAGGGGAAGCCGTTGACGAGCGTGATTGAGGCCGGGACGAAGGCGATGCAGGAAGCCATTGAGCAGTATATGCACTGGCTGGGAAGTGCCGGGAAGGCTTGA